A region of Burkholderiales bacterium JOSHI_001 DNA encodes the following proteins:
- a CDS encoding PAPS reductase/FAD synthetase family protein (PFAM: Phosphoadenosine phosphosulfate reductase family): MAERHVLGISGGKDSAALAVYMAAKHPELDIDYFYTDTGEELPEVYEFLAKLEGKLHKPILRLNPNRDFKFWLRQYNHFLPNPNSRWCTRKLKLAPFEEWVRPMLAAGDKVTSYVAIRADEDYREGYAAKAENLFVKMPFREAGIDKAGVIDILENSGVGYPKYYEWRSRSGCTFCFFQQKIEWVRLREKHPEAYQAAKALEKDALDHGSPFTWSKGESLSDMEQPERIAEIQAEYGIRRARMLQAIPINPLRPVKACPDDIDDIYGVDEGNGSCAVCHK; encoded by the coding sequence ATGGCTGAGCGGCATGTCCTGGGGATCTCGGGCGGAAAAGACAGCGCGGCGCTCGCCGTCTACATGGCCGCCAAGCACCCTGAGTTAGACATCGACTACTTCTACACCGACACCGGCGAAGAGCTCCCTGAGGTCTACGAGTTCCTCGCCAAGCTCGAAGGCAAGCTGCACAAGCCCATCCTGCGCTTGAACCCCAATCGCGACTTCAAGTTTTGGCTGCGCCAATACAACCACTTTCTGCCCAACCCCAACTCGCGCTGGTGCACGCGGAAGTTGAAGCTGGCTCCGTTCGAGGAGTGGGTGCGGCCGATGCTGGCAGCCGGCGACAAGGTCACGTCCTATGTCGCGATCCGGGCCGATGAAGACTACCGAGAAGGCTATGCGGCCAAGGCCGAGAACCTTTTCGTGAAGATGCCTTTCCGCGAGGCCGGCATCGACAAGGCCGGCGTCATCGACATCTTGGAGAACTCCGGCGTCGGCTATCCCAAGTATTACGAGTGGCGTTCGCGCAGCGGCTGCACCTTCTGCTTCTTCCAGCAGAAGATCGAGTGGGTGCGCCTGCGCGAGAAGCACCCCGAGGCCTACCAAGCCGCCAAGGCCCTGGAGAAGGATGCCTTGGATCATGGCTCGCCCTTCACGTGGTCCAAGGGCGAGTCACTCTCGGACATGGAGCAGCCAGAACGCATCGCGGAGATCCAGGCCGAATACGGGATCCGCCGCGCGCGCATGCTCCAGGCTATCCCCATCAATCCGCTACGCCCTGTGAAGGCCTGCCCGGACGACATCGACGACATCTACGGGGTTGACGAGGGCAACGGCTCCTGCGCTGTTTGTCACAAGTAG
- a CDS encoding putative transcriptional regulator (PFAM: Helix-turn-helix) gives MPRASPSHAGHPVLVAFGRSIRETRKERGISQEELAHRSGVDRSYMSSIERGEQNVGLMSMSRVAAALGVTLSELVLNAKL, from the coding sequence ATGCCCCGTGCCTCGCCCAGCCACGCCGGCCACCCTGTGCTGGTGGCCTTCGGGCGTTCGATCCGCGAGACCCGCAAGGAGCGGGGGATTTCGCAGGAGGAACTGGCGCACCGCTCGGGCGTAGACCGGTCCTACATGTCCAGCATCGAGCGCGGCGAGCAGAACGTGGGGCTGATGTCGATGAGCCGTGTGGCCGCGGCGCTGGGCGTCACCCTGTCGGAACTGGTGCTGAACGCCAAGCTGTAG
- a CDS encoding nuclease-like protein (PFAM: Nuclease-related domain) has product MEDINTPSTTGLMDRPAGPDYRLGAIPLAPERFSTWKERLAQWRALRDAPLYLEDGRARAARGAERHAKRRLSVHHATQYGHVFSNKRIPRDVQAAAMGRFEADLIALTPRRVLVLEVKNWSGQLKVAGDRWVQVQRSGAEVTHPNLLAHNREKLRALHRYLAHAGVNIPAERFHQAVIFVNPRLEIDPAIADHPAVLCMDDVGDVLGSGTSLGRHMAARLVQLLTDAETNATLAENLLKVIPPTEVAAATAAIKGLRTWDRLTLRGGRELQGDIIWLRLTGNQAPAAALKPGGAASLEWRRGVIGGIQWVLRNRGAGNLRGDIFWDQHLVPGRRVPLDADDCVYFHEPGEPKPSIIALSHVERLQIG; this is encoded by the coding sequence ATGGAAGACATCAACACCCCCAGCACCACCGGCCTGATGGATCGACCCGCAGGCCCCGACTACCGCCTGGGCGCCATTCCGCTGGCGCCCGAACGCTTCTCCACATGGAAGGAGCGGCTTGCACAGTGGCGCGCCTTGCGCGACGCGCCGCTGTACCTGGAGGACGGCCGCGCCCGGGCTGCCCGAGGCGCCGAGCGGCATGCCAAGCGGCGCCTGAGCGTGCACCACGCCACCCAGTACGGGCACGTCTTCAGCAACAAGCGCATTCCACGCGACGTGCAAGCCGCGGCCATGGGCCGCTTCGAGGCCGACCTGATCGCCCTGACGCCCCGGCGCGTGCTGGTGCTGGAGGTGAAGAACTGGAGCGGCCAACTCAAGGTGGCCGGTGACCGTTGGGTGCAGGTGCAACGCAGCGGAGCCGAAGTCACCCACCCGAACCTACTGGCCCACAACCGCGAGAAGCTGCGTGCCTTGCACCGCTACCTGGCGCATGCGGGCGTCAACATCCCGGCCGAGCGGTTCCACCAAGCGGTGATCTTTGTGAACCCCAGGCTGGAGATCGACCCTGCCATTGCCGACCACCCGGCCGTGCTGTGCATGGATGACGTGGGCGACGTGCTGGGCAGCGGCACCAGCCTGGGCCGGCACATGGCGGCCCGTTTGGTGCAACTGCTCACCGACGCGGAGACCAATGCCACCTTGGCCGAAAACCTGCTGAAGGTGATTCCGCCGACTGAAGTGGCGGCGGCCACTGCCGCCATCAAGGGTCTGCGCACCTGGGACCGACTGACGCTGCGCGGCGGCCGGGAGTTGCAGGGCGACATCATCTGGCTGCGGCTGACCGGCAACCAGGCGCCCGCGGCGGCACTGAAGCCCGGCGGCGCGGCTTCGCTCGAATGGCGGCGCGGTGTGATCGGCGGCATCCAATGGGTGCTGCGCAACCGTGGCGCCGGCAACCTGCGCGGCGACATCTTCTGGGACCAGCACCTGGTGCCAGGCCGTCGGGTGCCGCTGGATGCGGACGATTGCGTCTACTTCCACGAGCCCGGCGAGCCGAAACCCAGCATCATTGCGCTCAGCCACGTGGAGAGGTTGCAGATCGGATGA
- a CDS encoding ParB-like partition protein (PFAM: ParB-like nuclease domain; RepB plasmid partitioning protein~TIGRFAM: ParB-like partition proteins), with protein sequence MSATESQREIRMIELDRIEVLNPRERNDRVFDEIVVNIKKLGLKKPITVTPRPASDGSERYLLVCGEGRMKAYKSLGEAAIPALVVEVSDEDAFIMSLAENIARRQCRPLELLAGIEQLRERGLAHKTIAAKTGLTPTYVQGILTLLEKGEQRLIVAVERGDIPLNAAIAIVGAGDDDRAIQTALQEAYEAGTLRGKNLLEARRVIERRKTLGKSIQHATPRKREAVTSLSLVRTYQKEVDRQKLMVKKAEFAQQRLLFVVSALQQLMADDHFVTLLRAEGLDSMPKQLADKVGLNRAIA encoded by the coding sequence ATGAGCGCTACAGAGAGCCAAAGGGAGATCCGGATGATCGAACTCGACCGGATCGAAGTCCTCAACCCACGCGAGCGCAACGACAGGGTCTTCGACGAGATCGTCGTCAACATCAAGAAGCTGGGCCTGAAGAAGCCCATTACCGTGACACCCCGGCCGGCCTCGGATGGATCGGAGCGCTACCTGCTCGTCTGCGGTGAAGGCCGGATGAAGGCCTACAAGTCCTTGGGCGAGGCGGCCATTCCCGCCCTGGTCGTCGAGGTCAGCGACGAGGACGCCTTCATCATGAGCCTGGCCGAGAACATCGCACGCCGGCAGTGCCGGCCGCTGGAGTTGCTGGCCGGCATCGAGCAACTGCGCGAGCGGGGCCTCGCCCACAAGACCATCGCTGCCAAGACCGGACTCACACCCACCTACGTGCAAGGCATCCTCACGCTGCTGGAAAAGGGTGAGCAGCGGCTGATCGTCGCCGTTGAGCGTGGCGACATCCCACTCAACGCGGCCATCGCCATCGTGGGCGCGGGCGACGACGACCGGGCCATCCAGACCGCGCTGCAGGAGGCCTATGAGGCCGGCACCCTGCGCGGCAAGAACCTGCTGGAAGCGCGACGCGTGATCGAGCGGCGCAAGACCCTGGGCAAGTCGATCCAGCATGCCACGCCGAGAAAGCGCGAGGCTGTGACCAGCCTGAGCCTCGTGCGCACCTACCAGAAAGAGGTGGATCGGCAGAAGTTGATGGTGAAGAAGGCAGAGTTCGCGCAGCAGCGACTGCTGTTCGTGGTGAGTGCCCTGCAACAACTGATGGCCGATGACCACTTCGTCACCTTGCTGCGAGCCGAGGGGCTGGACTCCATGCCCAAGCAACTGGCCGACAAGGTAGGCCTGAACCGGGCCATCGCGTGA
- a CDS encoding site-specific recombinase XerD (PFAM: Domain of unknown function (DUF3596); Phage integrase family), producing MAKVTARKETGRLVIDFTYRGVRCREQTALSDTAANRKVLQAVVNRIKKAQAEGSFRYADFFPQSALCGRFAESPAVPGPEDSGLSTEAKAAPPSPAFRAFADEWLTNHAVEWRRSHVRVLRSTIDGHLVPHFGDKPVGQIGKADILAFRNKLAEMPGRVSKGLSAKRINGILAPLRQMLAEAAEMYGFTSPAVNIKPLRVRKSDVQPFTLTEVQTLIGRARADYRNYFITRFFTGMRTGEVHGLKWKYVDFERRLVLVRETFVLGEDEYTKTDSSQRDIQMSQVVFDALRQQHAATAKLSEYVFCNRAGEPLDNKNFSDRVWYPLLRHLGLPARRPYQMRHTAATLWLASGEAPEWIARQLGHASTEMLFRVYSRYVPNLTRRDGSAIDRLLASRFAGITEVEPGAPQLPPPKEQPPPVNAGRWALAA from the coding sequence ATGGCTAAGGTCACCGCCCGCAAGGAAACCGGCCGGCTGGTCATCGACTTCACCTACCGTGGCGTGCGCTGCCGCGAGCAGACCGCGCTGTCTGACACCGCGGCCAACCGCAAGGTTCTGCAGGCGGTGGTGAATCGGATCAAGAAGGCACAGGCTGAGGGGAGCTTCCGCTATGCGGACTTCTTTCCCCAAAGCGCCTTGTGCGGCCGATTTGCCGAATCGCCTGCAGTGCCGGGGCCTGAAGATTCGGGCCTCTCGACTGAAGCCAAGGCAGCGCCACCGTCTCCTGCCTTCCGCGCCTTCGCCGACGAATGGCTCACCAACCACGCCGTCGAATGGCGCCGCTCCCACGTACGCGTGCTTCGCTCCACCATCGACGGCCACCTGGTGCCGCACTTCGGCGACAAGCCTGTGGGCCAGATCGGCAAGGCCGACATCCTGGCCTTTCGCAACAAGCTGGCCGAAATGCCGGGACGCGTGTCCAAGGGCCTGTCGGCCAAGCGCATCAACGGCATCCTGGCCCCGCTGAGGCAGATGCTGGCCGAGGCCGCCGAGATGTACGGCTTCACCTCGCCGGCCGTGAACATCAAGCCGCTGCGCGTGCGCAAGAGCGACGTGCAGCCCTTCACCCTGACCGAGGTGCAAACCCTCATTGGCCGCGCACGGGCCGACTACCGCAACTACTTCATCACCCGCTTCTTCACCGGCATGCGCACCGGCGAGGTCCATGGCCTGAAATGGAAGTACGTGGACTTCGAGCGCCGACTGGTCCTGGTGCGCGAAACCTTTGTGCTGGGCGAGGACGAGTACACCAAGACCGACAGCTCGCAGCGCGACATCCAGATGAGCCAGGTGGTGTTCGATGCGCTGCGCCAGCAGCACGCGGCCACGGCCAAGCTCAGTGAGTACGTGTTCTGCAACCGGGCCGGCGAGCCACTGGACAACAAGAACTTCAGCGACCGGGTCTGGTACCCGCTGCTGCGCCACCTGGGCCTGCCGGCGCGCCGGCCCTACCAGATGCGCCACACCGCAGCCACGCTGTGGCTGGCCTCGGGCGAGGCGCCGGAGTGGATCGCGCGGCAACTGGGCCACGCCAGCACCGAGATGCTGTTTCGGGTGTACAGCCGCTACGTGCCCAACCTCACCCGGCGCGACGGCTCGGCCATCGACCGGCTGCTGGCTTCGCGCTTTGCCGGCATCACCGAGGTAGAGCCCGGTGCGCCGCAACTGCCGCCACCGAAGGAACAGCCTCCGCCGGTGAACGCGGGCAGATGGGCGCTGGCCGCCTAG
- a CDS encoding putative transcriptional regulator (PFAM: Helix-turn-helix) has protein sequence MIRFKLAEQLEKKQFRDSRRITLQEVSDATSINRSTLSKILNQKGYSTGTDVLDRLCAYLDCSIADLVEHMPD, from the coding sequence GTGATCCGCTTCAAGCTGGCCGAGCAGCTCGAGAAAAAGCAGTTCCGCGACTCACGGCGGATCACGCTGCAGGAGGTGTCCGATGCGACTTCTATCAATCGCTCGACGCTGTCCAAGATCCTGAATCAAAAGGGCTACAGCACCGGCACCGATGTACTCGACCGCCTGTGCGCCTACCTCGACTGCTCGATCGCCGACTTGGTCGAGCACATGCCGGACTGA
- a CDS encoding signal transduction histidine kinase (PFAM: Histidine kinase-, DNA gyrase B-, and HSP90-like ATPase) — translation MTSQARGAQPFRIAARAMRQLGAELITSDEMALYELIKNGFDAKSPRTAVAISAPADAAAVALVREQVLTGRIAVSVALERLEKTLSADLTIEQRAAWLQRFKEHGASADKLGAYLDAFLRSDFWIEVRDTGFGMSADDLREKFMMVGTPNKLIEKAQAGRTILGEKGIGRLSMMKLGQVAKVRSKVPGGKSWNSIEFDWKKFDRPGAELGDVLFEVEDAESDAEDVQGTVIHITELLANWSAAKVTDFLNKYVRRLQDPFANPRRPYPIDVVLNAHRLAITPIPAWLLDVAQFRCEISFTPSAEDSQSAALRREVTWKGGSSAESRTWTLDELAALAGVPVETCRSLGPFTASCYWFNRALIVGTLDHSKARMLAELNVWCGGFAVYRDGFRVGQTGGMEDDWLEWDGKALKTKGFMLNRYQTVGTVCISSKGNPRLIDAANRERLVSCSEQTLLVAVLGDILVKDLRSHIDAIKQVEVKRAIEEESAEESLKRSEVSLVNTLVTVEEIARSLPSAAQPKLEEVRRTLQSQVEYVETIRSALKLARETRVELLELANIGLVVEIVVHELTRLTQSTGDLLLNLRKATAADAPIVHLIDNLQSQIKATSKRISSVDVLSPSGRNRRERFNVVAQLKTVVSGFEARFQRHAVACEVLVDGEPATAQVFEVRLVRGLIAQVLENLLTNSVYWVQQGLKRGEERRHIVVELDTRASVVMVTDNGPGIDPSHGESIFRPYFSMRKRGKGLGLYIARELVEYHGGKLHLDASGEVDGRLRTFVLELPREGEA, via the coding sequence ATGACTAGTCAAGCCCGTGGCGCTCAGCCGTTTCGTATTGCTGCTCGCGCGATGCGGCAGCTTGGGGCAGAGCTAATCACCTCCGACGAGATGGCGCTGTACGAGCTGATCAAGAATGGCTTTGACGCCAAGTCGCCGCGCACGGCCGTAGCAATCTCGGCGCCCGCCGACGCTGCAGCTGTGGCGCTTGTACGAGAGCAAGTCTTGACAGGACGCATCGCCGTGTCGGTGGCCCTGGAACGGCTGGAGAAGACGCTCTCCGCGGACTTGACGATCGAGCAACGTGCAGCGTGGCTCCAGCGTTTCAAGGAGCACGGAGCATCGGCGGACAAACTGGGTGCCTACCTTGACGCATTTCTGCGAAGCGACTTCTGGATTGAAGTCCGCGACACGGGCTTCGGCATGTCAGCAGACGATCTGCGCGAAAAGTTCATGATGGTGGGGACGCCCAACAAGCTGATCGAGAAGGCGCAGGCGGGCCGCACTATTCTGGGTGAGAAGGGCATCGGTCGGCTCTCGATGATGAAGCTCGGCCAGGTGGCAAAGGTTCGCTCGAAAGTACCAGGAGGGAAGTCTTGGAACTCGATTGAGTTCGACTGGAAGAAGTTCGATCGTCCTGGTGCCGAGCTGGGCGACGTGCTGTTTGAAGTGGAGGACGCTGAATCGGACGCTGAAGATGTGCAAGGCACGGTCATCCACATCACTGAGTTGCTGGCCAATTGGTCGGCGGCAAAGGTTACCGACTTCCTCAACAAATACGTCCGACGTCTGCAAGACCCGTTCGCCAACCCCAGGCGACCGTATCCTATCGATGTAGTGCTGAACGCACACCGCCTCGCCATCACGCCTATCCCTGCGTGGCTCCTGGATGTGGCGCAGTTTCGATGCGAAATCAGCTTCACGCCGAGCGCTGAAGACAGCCAGTCAGCGGCCTTACGCCGGGAGGTAACTTGGAAGGGAGGCTCAAGCGCCGAATCTCGGACCTGGACCCTAGACGAGCTTGCGGCTCTTGCGGGCGTACCCGTCGAAACCTGTCGCAGCCTCGGGCCATTTACTGCGTCGTGCTACTGGTTCAACCGCGCGCTCATCGTCGGAACGCTGGATCACTCCAAGGCACGGATGCTGGCCGAGCTCAACGTCTGGTGCGGCGGCTTTGCCGTTTATCGGGACGGGTTCCGCGTGGGCCAGACGGGAGGGATGGAGGACGACTGGCTGGAGTGGGATGGAAAGGCGCTGAAGACCAAGGGCTTCATGCTGAATCGTTACCAGACGGTGGGTACAGTTTGCATCTCATCGAAGGGGAATCCACGGCTCATCGATGCCGCCAACCGTGAGCGGCTTGTATCTTGTTCGGAACAGACCCTCTTGGTGGCGGTACTCGGTGACATCCTTGTCAAGGACCTGCGCTCGCACATCGACGCGATAAAGCAGGTGGAAGTTAAGCGGGCGATCGAGGAAGAATCGGCAGAAGAGAGCCTGAAACGATCTGAAGTGTCGCTGGTCAATACCTTGGTGACAGTCGAGGAGATCGCAAGGTCCTTGCCGTCGGCCGCGCAGCCAAAGCTAGAGGAGGTCCGACGCACCTTGCAATCGCAGGTCGAGTACGTCGAGACTATCAGGAGCGCGTTGAAGCTTGCGCGCGAGACGCGGGTCGAGTTGCTCGAGCTCGCAAACATTGGCTTAGTGGTCGAGATCGTCGTGCACGAGCTCACTCGCCTGACACAGAGCACCGGGGACCTACTCCTCAATCTACGCAAGGCAACGGCTGCTGATGCCCCCATAGTGCACCTCATTGATAACCTGCAATCGCAGATCAAAGCCACCAGTAAGCGAATTAGCTCAGTCGACGTCTTGAGCCCATCGGGGCGCAACCGGCGCGAACGGTTCAACGTGGTCGCTCAGCTGAAAACGGTGGTCAGCGGCTTCGAGGCGAGGTTTCAGCGTCATGCGGTCGCATGCGAAGTGCTGGTGGATGGCGAACCCGCAACTGCGCAGGTTTTCGAGGTGCGGCTCGTGCGCGGCCTGATCGCCCAAGTTCTGGAAAACTTGCTGACGAACTCAGTCTATTGGGTCCAGCAGGGTTTGAAGCGCGGCGAGGAGCGACGGCACATCGTTGTCGAGTTGGACACCCGCGCGAGTGTGGTCATGGTCACCGACAACGGCCCGGGCATTGATCCCTCGCACGGTGAGTCCATCTTCCGGCCCTACTTCAGCATGAGAAAGCGTGGAAAGGGTCTTGGGTTGTATATCGCCCGAGAACTCGTTGAGTACCACGGTGGAAAACTTCATTTGGACGCGAGCGGCGAGGTCGATGGGCGGCTCAGAACATTCGTCCTGGAACTGCCGAGGGAGGGAGAAGCGTGA
- a CDS encoding putative transcriptional regulator (PFAM: ParB-like nuclease domain; RepB plasmid partitioning protein), whose product MSKISLGFVPEPKTIAIDKILPSRRAPTGIAASRKYKQVLSSIQEVGLIEPLTIAPTSSAEGPFTLLDGHVRLMALRELGHQDVPCLTAIDDEAYTYNNRLNRLSSIQEHFMIRRAIERGVSPERLAKALSLDVSHIQKKHRLLDGLCPEVISLLEDRQFSAEFARMIKKMKPTRQVECVELMISANNMTTSYAEALLAATPADLLVENVKPKRIRGVTREHMARMEREMNSLHGQYRLVEQSYGQDVLSLVLVRGYLVKLIGNAAVAKFLKAKVPEIMEQFEAIAATASMDG is encoded by the coding sequence GTGAGCAAGATCAGCCTGGGCTTCGTACCCGAACCCAAGACCATCGCGATTGACAAGATCCTGCCTTCGCGACGGGCACCGACCGGCATTGCCGCGTCGCGCAAGTACAAGCAGGTGCTGTCGTCTATCCAGGAAGTCGGGCTGATCGAGCCGCTGACGATCGCGCCCACCAGCAGTGCCGAAGGGCCGTTCACCCTGCTTGACGGGCACGTGCGCCTGATGGCCCTGCGCGAACTCGGGCACCAGGACGTGCCTTGCCTCACGGCCATCGATGACGAGGCCTACACCTACAACAACAGGTTGAACCGGCTCAGCTCGATCCAGGAGCACTTCATGATCCGGCGTGCCATCGAGCGCGGCGTGTCGCCTGAGCGGCTGGCCAAGGCGCTGAGCCTGGACGTCAGCCACATCCAGAAGAAGCATCGCCTGTTGGACGGCCTTTGCCCCGAGGTGATCTCGCTACTCGAGGACCGGCAGTTCTCGGCGGAGTTCGCCAGGATGATCAAGAAGATGAAGCCTACGCGCCAGGTGGAGTGCGTGGAGTTGATGATTTCGGCCAACAACATGACCACGTCCTATGCCGAAGCGCTGCTCGCGGCCACGCCGGCTGACCTGCTGGTCGAGAACGTCAAGCCCAAGCGCATCCGCGGGGTGACGCGCGAACACATGGCCCGGATGGAACGCGAGATGAACAGCCTGCACGGCCAGTATCGCCTTGTGGAGCAAAGCTATGGACAGGATGTGCTGTCCCTGGTGCTGGTGCGTGGCTACCTGGTCAAACTTATCGGCAATGCAGCGGTCGCCAAGTTCCTGAAGGCCAAGGTGCCCGAGATCATGGAGCAGTTCGAGGCGATCGCGGCGACGGCGTCGATGGATGGCTGA
- a CDS encoding site-specific recombinase, DNA invertase Pin (PFAM: Recombinase; Resolvase, N terminal domain) — protein sequence MANTDDIEPGSDGGPRMRAVEYVRMSTEHQQYSTENQADKIREYAARRQLEIVKTYADEGKSGLRIDGRAALQRLIRDVESGQADFQIILVYDVSRWGRFQDADESAYYEYICRRAGIQVAYCAEQFENDGSPVSTIVKGVKRAMAGEYSRELSAKVFAGQCRLIELGYRQGGPAGYGLRRVLIDQAGQVKSELKRGEHKSLQTDRVILMPGPADELQVVGDIYKWFINDGLVESQIAGRLNGMRVPTDLGRDWTRATVHQVLTNEKYVGSNVYNRVSFKLKKLRVHNPPDMWIRRDGAFEPIVPPDVFFTAQGIIRARARRYTDEELLERLRGLYQHRGYLSGLVIDESEGMPSSSVYVHRFGSLVRAYELVGFTPGRDYRFLEVNRALRQMHPEVVTQTERRIAELGGAVARDPATDMLLVNGEFTASIVLARCKQLDTGTRRWKVRFDTSLLPDVTVAVRLDGANQAAVDYYLLPRLDFGVPRLSLFDHNPAELESYRFETLDYLYDMATRTRLRWAA from the coding sequence ATGGCCAACACCGACGACATCGAACCAGGCAGTGACGGCGGGCCCAGGATGCGCGCGGTCGAGTACGTGCGGATGTCCACCGAGCACCAGCAGTACTCCACCGAGAACCAAGCCGACAAGATCCGCGAGTACGCCGCCCGGCGCCAGCTCGAGATCGTCAAGACCTACGCCGACGAGGGCAAGAGCGGCCTGCGCATCGACGGGCGAGCAGCCCTGCAGCGCCTGATCCGCGACGTGGAGTCGGGCCAGGCTGACTTCCAAATCATCCTGGTCTACGACGTGAGCCGATGGGGGCGGTTCCAGGATGCGGACGAGAGCGCGTACTACGAGTACATCTGCCGCCGCGCCGGCATCCAGGTGGCCTACTGTGCCGAGCAGTTCGAGAACGACGGCTCGCCCGTGTCCACCATCGTCAAAGGGGTCAAGCGCGCGATGGCCGGGGAATACAGCCGCGAGCTGTCGGCCAAGGTGTTCGCCGGCCAGTGCCGCTTGATCGAACTGGGCTACCGCCAGGGTGGCCCCGCCGGCTACGGCCTGCGCCGGGTGCTGATCGACCAGGCAGGGCAGGTCAAGTCAGAGCTCAAGCGGGGGGAGCACAAGAGCCTGCAGACTGACCGGGTGATCCTGATGCCGGGCCCGGCGGACGAGCTGCAGGTGGTGGGCGACATCTACAAGTGGTTCATCAACGACGGACTGGTTGAGTCCCAGATTGCAGGCCGCCTGAACGGCATGCGCGTGCCGACGGACCTGGGGCGCGACTGGACACGCGCCACCGTGCACCAGGTGCTGACCAACGAGAAGTACGTGGGCAGCAACGTCTACAACCGTGTCTCCTTCAAGCTGAAGAAGCTGCGGGTGCACAACCCGCCCGACATGTGGATCCGCCGCGACGGCGCCTTCGAGCCCATCGTGCCACCGGACGTGTTCTTCACGGCGCAGGGCATCATCCGGGCAAGGGCCAGGCGCTACACCGACGAAGAACTGCTGGAGCGATTGCGCGGCCTCTATCAACACCGGGGCTACTTGTCCGGGTTGGTGATCGACGAGTCCGAGGGCATGCCGTCGAGCTCGGTCTATGTGCACCGCTTTGGCAGCCTGGTGCGGGCCTACGAGCTGGTGGGCTTCACGCCGGGTCGGGACTACCGGTTCCTTGAGGTCAACCGGGCCTTGCGGCAGATGCACCCCGAGGTGGTCACGCAGACCGAGCGTCGCATCGCAGAACTGGGGGGCGCCGTGGCGCGCGACCCTGCCACCGACATGCTGCTGGTCAACGGCGAGTTCACCGCGTCCATCGTGCTCGCCCGGTGCAAGCAACTCGACACGGGCACAAGGCGCTGGAAAGTTCGCTTCGACACCAGCCTGTTGCCCGACGTCACCGTGGCGGTGCGGTTGGATGGGGCCAACCAGGCGGCGGTGGATTACTACCTGCTGCCTCGGCTCGATTTCGGCGTACCGCGCCTGAGCCTGTTCGACCACAACCCGGCCGAGTTGGAGAGCTACCGCTTCGAGACCCTGGATTACCTCTACGACATGGCCACCCGCACACGACTGAGGTGGGCGGCATGA
- a CDS encoding hypothetical protein (manually curated), whose product MHLAWREVLEQTAQELDDDFDLRESVVLDACSLAIEHGQALRQLLGEGLQTSALALMRVQHEALLRAAWLAFAAKDDQIRTLAAPHTLATLRKANDLPLSGVLLKQVEASSCPPALKKGLREFRGLSWDGANSYTHSGLLPLGRVDTGHPEPYLIQMVQVSNAHSYAAHMLAAGILDPASAPGDLNVVAVAHPGCMRGAT is encoded by the coding sequence ATGCATTTGGCCTGGCGGGAAGTGCTGGAGCAGACCGCGCAAGAACTGGACGATGATTTCGACCTTCGCGAAAGCGTCGTCCTGGACGCCTGTTCACTTGCCATCGAGCATGGACAGGCACTACGTCAGCTCCTTGGCGAAGGCCTGCAAACCTCGGCTCTCGCTCTCATGCGAGTCCAACACGAGGCGCTGCTTCGGGCTGCCTGGTTGGCCTTTGCGGCCAAGGACGATCAAATTCGAACGCTTGCCGCGCCGCATACTTTGGCAACGCTCAGGAAGGCGAACGACCTTCCACTTTCAGGTGTCCTGCTCAAGCAAGTCGAGGCATCGAGCTGCCCGCCTGCACTCAAGAAGGGACTGCGAGAGTTCCGCGGCTTGTCATGGGACGGTGCGAACTCCTATACACATTCCGGCCTCCTTCCACTTGGGCGTGTCGACACGGGCCACCCTGAGCCCTACTTGATTCAAATGGTTCAGGTCTCCAATGCACATTCGTATGCGGCGCACATGCTTGCGGCAGGAATTCTCGATCCGGCCTCGGCTCCGGGAGACCTGAACGTTGTGGCCGTTGCTCACCCCGGATGCATGCGTGGCGCAACCTGA